In Pseudodesulfovibrio sp. JC047, the genomic window TCGCACCGTGGGCAAGGGATGATGCGTGGTTTGGGCAAGGATGGTAATGAACCACCGGCGTTTCTTGTGGTTGGTCTCAATGCGGAAAAACATATGGCCCAGTTTCGACAATATCGTCGGGCCGCCACCTATCAGACCGGGTATGTGTTTCTCGCCGCCGTGGTGTTGTGGTCATTGGTCTTTGCCTATTTGCGTCGTCGTGGCGCGAGTCGCCAACTGGTTCGGTTGGAACGGTTTCAAAGCAAGTTGCTCGACAATATGCCTGATGGGCTGGTGACGTTGGCGGAAAGCGGAGAAGTACTGGCTGCCAATTATTCGGCCAAGAAATTGCTTGCGCCAAAAGGGACGGATGGTGCTCCTGAAATTATCGGGACCAATTGGCACGATTTTGATTTCGGTCTGATCCAAGGAGAGTCCGGGTTGGTCGTTCCCTACGAATGGGAACAATTCGATTATCAGGGACGACTGCTTGAAATTTTGACATTGCCATTTCAGGAGGATGAAGCGGCCCCTGATTCTGATTTGGGACATCGGCTTGTGCTTATTCGTGACCGGACACAGCTTCGGTCATTGGAAGAAGACTTGAACGAGGCCAAACGGTTGGCTGAAATCGGGTCGTTGGCCGCCGGTGTGGCCCATGAAGTCCGTAACCCGCTGAGTTCGTTGCGAGGATTTGCCCAGTTGTTCGCCACCAAGCTTAAAGGGCAGGCCCCGCTCGATCAGTATGCGGGGGCCATGGTGCAGGAGGCCGACCGATTGAATCGGGTGGTCACGGACCTATTGTATCTGGCCCGACCCAGGGAGCTTGATCCTGTTGAAATCGATTTGTTGTCTTTGGGAGATTCCATCAAGCAGCTCATGCGGTTCGACTTTCAGGACAAGCTGACCACAGCGGAATTCGAATTTGGTCCGACAACGGTGTTTGCGGATCAGGATGCCCTCAGACAGATTTTGCTTAATCTGATAACAAACAGTCTTGATGCCA contains:
- a CDS encoding ATP-binding protein, whose translation is MEVVHSDEKEKGPLVALVLALIVLGVGSLYLTWRSIAQQRKIVEDHMIMTGNSILRGVDNNILRIARNLRISPQAPELFQAMSEELFAELVKSEDIVFITLFGEDGRSLVSSGEEEPPVFSLPDSVTSDIEPGRAWHVVTQIGKKSVLISGVRTQPGISTLCGLHPLPDGTRPGGNHMSHRGQGMMRGLGKDGNEPPAFLVVGLNAEKHMAQFRQYRRAATYQTGYVFLAAVVLWSLVFAYLRRRGASRQLVRLERFQSKLLDNMPDGLVTLAESGEVLAANYSAKKLLAPKGTDGAPEIIGTNWHDFDFGLIQGESGLVVPYEWEQFDYQGRLLEILTLPFQEDEAAPDSDLGHRLVLIRDRTQLRSLEEDLNEAKRLAEIGSLAAGVAHEVRNPLSSLRGFAQLFATKLKGQAPLDQYAGAMVQEADRLNRVVTDLLYLARPRELDPVEIDLLSLGDSIKQLMRFDFQDKLTTAEFEFGPTTVFADQDALRQILLNLITNSLDAIEGCADCDKPGHILLTSVQGKDGVWLIVADNGPGMDPELEGDVFKPFITGKKTGTGLGLAIVQNFMRAHRGEVVIHSEQGHGTELKLFFPKNPESDS